A part of Anser cygnoides isolate HZ-2024a breed goose chromosome 17, Taihu_goose_T2T_genome, whole genome shotgun sequence genomic DNA contains:
- the RNF34 gene encoding E3 ubiquitin-protein ligase RNF34 isoform X1, producing the protein MKAGATSMWASCCGLLNEVMGTGAVRGQQSGFAGGAGPFRFAPNTDFSAYPSPAAAGANIVCKACGLSFSVFRKKHVCCDCKKDFCSVCSVSQENLRRCSTCHLLQETAFQRPQLMRLKVKDLRQYLILRNIPTDTCREKEDLVDLVLCHHGLGPEEDTDAGSLRSSRSQTSGFFTHPFSMSVSVSSQGELANRRGSTGNGTPLRGQTETSSINNEEEESAEEQTPGLSRKRVRASLSDISSLEDIEGLTVRQLKEILACNFVNYSGCCEKWELVEKVSRLYRESEENHKTQGEKMQLNDNDDNLCRICMDAVIDCVLLECGHMVTCTKCGKRMSECPICRQYVVRAVHVFKS; encoded by the exons ATGAAG GCGGGAGCTACTTCCATGTGGGCTTCCTGCTGTGGACTGCTGAATGAAGTCATGGGTACTGGAGCTGTCCGTGGCCAACAGTCTGGCTTTGCGGGAGGCGCTGGCCCCTTCAGGTTCGCACCAAATACAGACTTCTCGGCGTACCcgtctccagctgcagcaggtgctAACATAGTTTGCAAAGCCTGTGgactttccttttcagtttttaggaaaaaa CACGTGTGTTGTGACTGCAAGAAGGATTTTTGCTCGGTTTGTTCAGTCTCGCAAGAGAATCTCAGAAGGTGTTCCACTTGTCACTTGCTTCAAGAAACAGCGTTTCAGCGACCTCAGTTGATGCGACTCAAAGTAAAGGATCTGCGTCAGTACCTAATTCTCAGAAACATACCCACAGATACgtgcagagagaaagaagactTGGTGGATCTTGTGCTGTGCCATCATGGGTTAGGTCCTGAGGAGGATACGGACGCTGGTAGCTTGCGCTCGTCACGGTCACAGACTTCTGGGTTTTTTACTCATCCATTTTCTATGTCTGTATCGGTGTCGTCTCAAGGAGAACTTGCAAACAGAAGGGGAAGCACAGGAAATGGAACACCTTTAAGG GGACAAACTGAAACATCTTCTATAAATaacgaagaagaagaaagtgCTGAGGAGCAG ACTCCTGGGTTGTCCAGAAAACGAGTAAGGGCATCGTTGTCTGATATTTCAAGTCTGGAAGACATTGAAGGCTTGACTGTTCGGCAGTTGAAGGAAATACTCGCGTGTAACTTTGTCAACTACTCAGGATGCTGTGAGAAATGGGAACTTGTGGAAAAAGTGAGCAGGCTATACAGAGAGAGTGAGGAAAACCACAAGACAC AGGGTGAGAAGATGCAGCTGAATGATAACGATGACAACTTGTGCCGGATCTGCATGGATGCAGTGATCGACTGCGTCCTGCTGGAGTGTGGCCACATGGTCACGTGCACAAAGTGCGGCAAGAGAATGAGCGAGTGCCCCATCTGCCGACAGTACGTTGTGCGGGCTGTGCATGTGTTCAAATCGTAA
- the RNF34 gene encoding E3 ubiquitin-protein ligase RNF34 isoform X2 — protein MKAGATSMWASCCGLLNEVMGTGAVRGQQSGFAGGAGPFRFAPNTDFSAYPSPAAAGANIVCKACGLSFSVFRKKHVCCDCKKDFCSVCSVSQENLRRCSTCHLLQETAFQRPQLMRLKVKDLRQYLILRNIPTDTCREKEDLVDLVLCHHGLGPEEDTDAGSLRSSRSQTSGFFTHPFSMSVSVSSQGELANRRGSTGNGTPLRGQTETSSINNEEEESAEEQTPGLSRKRVRASLSDISSLEDIEGLTVRQLKEILACNFVNYSGCCEKWELVEKVSRLYRESEENHKTQGEKMQLNDNDDNLCRICMDAVIDCVLLECGHMVTCTKCGKRMSECPICRQYVVRAVHVFKS, from the exons GCGGGAGCTACTTCCATGTGGGCTTCCTGCTGTGGACTGCTGAATGAAGTCATGGGTACTGGAGCTGTCCGTGGCCAACAGTCTGGCTTTGCGGGAGGCGCTGGCCCCTTCAGGTTCGCACCAAATACAGACTTCTCGGCGTACCcgtctccagctgcagcaggtgctAACATAGTTTGCAAAGCCTGTGgactttccttttcagtttttaggaaaaaa CACGTGTGTTGTGACTGCAAGAAGGATTTTTGCTCGGTTTGTTCAGTCTCGCAAGAGAATCTCAGAAGGTGTTCCACTTGTCACTTGCTTCAAGAAACAGCGTTTCAGCGACCTCAGTTGATGCGACTCAAAGTAAAGGATCTGCGTCAGTACCTAATTCTCAGAAACATACCCACAGATACgtgcagagagaaagaagactTGGTGGATCTTGTGCTGTGCCATCATGGGTTAGGTCCTGAGGAGGATACGGACGCTGGTAGCTTGCGCTCGTCACGGTCACAGACTTCTGGGTTTTTTACTCATCCATTTTCTATGTCTGTATCGGTGTCGTCTCAAGGAGAACTTGCAAACAGAAGGGGAAGCACAGGAAATGGAACACCTTTAAGG GGACAAACTGAAACATCTTCTATAAATaacgaagaagaagaaagtgCTGAGGAGCAG ACTCCTGGGTTGTCCAGAAAACGAGTAAGGGCATCGTTGTCTGATATTTCAAGTCTGGAAGACATTGAAGGCTTGACTGTTCGGCAGTTGAAGGAAATACTCGCGTGTAACTTTGTCAACTACTCAGGATGCTGTGAGAAATGGGAACTTGTGGAAAAAGTGAGCAGGCTATACAGAGAGAGTGAGGAAAACCACAAGACAC AGGGTGAGAAGATGCAGCTGAATGATAACGATGACAACTTGTGCCGGATCTGCATGGATGCAGTGATCGACTGCGTCCTGCTGGAGTGTGGCCACATGGTCACGTGCACAAAGTGCGGCAAGAGAATGAGCGAGTGCCCCATCTGCCGACAGTACGTTGTGCGGGCTGTGCATGTGTTCAAATCGTAA